One part of the Parabacteroides distasonis ATCC 8503 genome encodes these proteins:
- the proS gene encoding proline--tRNA ligase, whose translation MAKELKELTPRSVNYSQWYQDLVIKADLAENSAVRGCMVIKPYGYAIWEKMQRILDDMFKETGHVNAYFPLLIPKSFLSKEAEHVEGFAKECAVVTHYRLKTNHDGTGVVVDPAAKLEEELIIRPTSETIIWNTYRNWIQSYRDLPILCNQWANVMRWEMRTRLFLRTAEFLWQEGHTAHATREEAEIEAKKMQDVYANFAENYMAMPVIKGVKSESERFAGALDTYTIEAMMQDGKALQAGTSHFLGQNFGKAFDVTFIDKNGKSDYAWATSWGVSTRLIGALIMSHSDDNGLVLPPHLAPIQVVIVPIYRSAEQLTQISEKVAGIVAKLKALGISVKYDDADNKKPGWKFAEYELKGVPVRLAMGGRDLENNTIEVMRRDTLEKETITCDGIEEYVKNLLEEIQANIFKKAYDHREANIINVDTYEEFKEKIEDGVFIMAHWDGTPETEELIKNETKATIRCIPLAGDKTPGKCMVTGKPSACRVLFARAY comes from the coding sequence ATGGCAAAAGAGCTGAAAGAACTTACACCGAGAAGTGTAAACTATTCGCAGTGGTACCAAGATTTGGTAATTAAGGCAGATTTGGCGGAGAATTCCGCCGTGCGTGGTTGTATGGTGATCAAGCCTTACGGATATGCTATCTGGGAGAAGATGCAACGTATCCTAGACGATATGTTCAAGGAAACCGGTCATGTGAACGCTTATTTCCCCTTGCTGATCCCGAAGTCTTTCTTAAGCAAAGAAGCTGAGCACGTGGAAGGATTCGCCAAGGAGTGCGCCGTGGTTACTCACTATCGTTTGAAGACAAATCATGACGGTACGGGGGTTGTCGTAGATCCGGCAGCTAAACTGGAAGAGGAATTGATCATTCGCCCGACTTCGGAGACCATTATATGGAATACATACCGTAACTGGATTCAGTCTTACCGTGACCTGCCTATCTTGTGCAACCAATGGGCGAACGTGATGCGCTGGGAAATGCGTACTCGCTTGTTCCTTCGTACGGCTGAGTTCTTGTGGCAGGAAGGCCATACCGCTCACGCTACTCGTGAAGAAGCGGAGATAGAAGCTAAGAAGATGCAAGACGTTTATGCGAACTTCGCAGAGAATTATATGGCAATGCCGGTAATAAAGGGCGTGAAGTCTGAGAGCGAGCGTTTCGCCGGTGCTTTGGATACCTATACGATCGAGGCGATGATGCAGGATGGAAAAGCTTTGCAGGCGGGAACTTCCCATTTCTTGGGGCAGAACTTCGGTAAGGCTTTCGACGTTACTTTCATCGACAAGAACGGTAAGAGCGACTATGCTTGGGCTACTTCTTGGGGTGTTTCCACACGTTTGATCGGAGCGTTGATTATGTCTCACTCTGATGATAACGGTTTGGTATTGCCTCCACATTTGGCTCCGATACAGGTTGTGATCGTACCGATCTACCGTAGCGCTGAGCAATTGACGCAGATCAGCGAGAAGGTCGCTGGTATCGTGGCTAAATTGAAAGCGTTAGGCATTTCCGTGAAATATGATGACGCTGATAACAAGAAGCCGGGCTGGAAGTTCGCTGAGTACGAGTTAAAAGGTGTTCCCGTGCGTTTGGCTATGGGTGGTCGTGATTTGGAGAATAATACGATCGAAGTAATGCGCCGTGATACTTTGGAGAAGGAGACGATCACTTGTGATGGCATTGAGGAATACGTGAAGAATCTGTTGGAGGAAATCCAAGCGAATATCTTCAAGAAAGCGTACGATCACCGTGAGGCTAACATCATAAACGTAGATACGTATGAGGAATTTAAGGAGAAGATCGAGGATGGCGTCTTCATCATGGCTCACTGGGATGGAACCCCAGAGACAGAGGAATTGATCAAGAACGAGACAAAAGCTACGATCCGCTGTATTCCTTTAGCTGGAGATAAGACTCCGGGTAAGTGTATGGTGACAGGTAAACCGTCGGCTTGTCGGGTACTGTTCGCCAGAGCTTATTGA
- a CDS encoding HsmA family protein — protein MVFNQLDIHLLITAICVISSALICYTIGVWGERFQGQLKAWHLWFFVLGLYADAIGTGLMEHIAQLTHLHDTVHTVTGIIAICLMLIHAIWAIWTYFKGSLKAKQHFNRFSIVVWFIWLIPYCIGIYMGMSLHK, from the coding sequence ATGGTATTCAATCAACTTGATATTCATTTACTGATTACGGCCATTTGTGTCATATCATCCGCCTTGATATGCTATACGATCGGGGTCTGGGGCGAGCGTTTCCAAGGACAGTTAAAAGCGTGGCATCTTTGGTTTTTTGTATTAGGACTTTATGCGGACGCTATTGGAACGGGCTTGATGGAGCATATCGCCCAACTGACCCATTTACATGATACGGTACATACCGTAACGGGAATTATCGCTATTTGCTTGATGCTGATCCATGCGATCTGGGCGATTTGGACTTACTTTAAAGGTTCGTTAAAAGCCAAACAGCATTTCAACAGATTTAGCATTGTTGTGTGGTTCATCTGGTTAATTCCTTATTGCATCGGTATCTACATGGGGATGTCTCTCCATAAATAG
- a CDS encoding ubiquinone-dependent pyruvate dehydrogenase: MAKKVADQLVDTLEKAGVRRIYAVTGDSLNEVNEAVRKNGRLRWIHVRHEETGAYAAAAEAQLTGELACCAGSSGPGHVHLINGLYDAQRSGARVLAIASTIPSREFGTEYFQETNTIKLFDDCSYYNQVATTPEQFPRMLQGAMQAAISSRGVGVIGLPGDLAAENATAGLSSTFSFPTRQRVCPAEQEIRELADLLNNAKKVTLYCGIGAKDAHPELVQLAKLLNAPVAYSFKGKMEIQYDNPNEVGMTGLLGMPSGYYSMHEAEVLVLLGTDFPYEAFMPESNTIVQVDINPNRLGRRAKIQMGLCGDVKDTLDELIPLIHQKEDNSFLREQLAKYEKVRENLRSAATVRGKEEKIQPEYVISVVDELSSDDAIFTVDTGMTCVWGARYLQATGMRKMLGSFNHGSMANAMPQAIGAALAYPGRQVVALCGDGGISMLLGDLATIVQYHLPIKLIVFNNRSLGMVKLEMEVAGLPDWQTTMLNPDFARVALSMGMAGYNVINPDDVFPTLQKVFNADGPALVNIMTDPNALAMPPKIEFSQMLGFAQTMYKLMMEGRSKEVLDTIDTNLKHWKEVF; this comes from the coding sequence ATGGCGAAGAAAGTTGCGGACCAGTTAGTGGATACGCTGGAAAAAGCAGGCGTACGACGTATATACGCCGTGACAGGCGATAGCCTGAATGAGGTGAACGAGGCTGTTCGGAAAAACGGCAGATTGCGGTGGATTCATGTCCGTCATGAGGAAACGGGGGCTTATGCCGCTGCGGCGGAGGCCCAGTTGACAGGCGAGTTGGCTTGTTGCGCAGGTAGTAGTGGCCCCGGGCATGTACATTTAATTAATGGGCTGTATGATGCCCAACGATCCGGAGCACGGGTCTTGGCGATCGCTTCCACGATCCCTTCCCGGGAGTTTGGTACGGAATATTTCCAAGAGACAAATACGATCAAATTATTCGATGATTGTAGCTATTATAACCAAGTAGCCACTACGCCGGAACAATTTCCCCGGATGCTTCAAGGCGCTATGCAAGCGGCGATCTCATCACGTGGGGTCGGGGTGATCGGACTTCCCGGTGACTTGGCGGCAGAGAATGCTACAGCGGGTTTGTCCTCTACCTTTTCTTTTCCTACGCGACAACGGGTTTGTCCCGCCGAACAGGAAATCCGGGAATTAGCGGATTTGTTGAATAACGCAAAGAAAGTGACACTTTATTGTGGAATAGGTGCGAAAGATGCCCATCCGGAATTGGTGCAGTTGGCTAAATTACTGAATGCTCCGGTAGCCTATTCTTTCAAGGGTAAGATGGAGATCCAATACGATAATCCGAACGAGGTGGGGATGACCGGTCTATTGGGCATGCCTTCCGGCTATTATAGTATGCATGAGGCAGAGGTGTTGGTGTTGTTGGGAACCGATTTTCCATACGAGGCATTCATGCCAGAGAGCAACACGATCGTACAGGTGGATATCAATCCGAATCGTCTGGGGCGTCGTGCCAAGATACAAATGGGGCTTTGTGGCGATGTGAAGGATACTTTGGATGAGTTGATTCCGTTGATTCACCAGAAAGAAGATAATAGTTTCTTGCGGGAACAGTTGGCTAAATATGAGAAAGTTCGGGAAAATCTCCGTTCTGCCGCCACTGTCCGGGGGAAAGAAGAGAAGATACAGCCAGAGTACGTGATCTCGGTCGTAGACGAGCTTAGCTCGGACGACGCCATATTTACCGTGGATACGGGTATGACTTGTGTATGGGGTGCCCGCTATTTGCAAGCTACGGGTATGCGGAAGATGTTGGGATCATTCAATCATGGCTCGATGGCGAACGCCATGCCGCAAGCGATAGGGGCGGCATTGGCTTATCCCGGCAGGCAAGTCGTGGCGTTGTGTGGTGATGGAGGTATCTCAATGTTGTTGGGCGACCTTGCTACGATCGTGCAATACCATTTGCCGATTAAATTAATCGTATTTAATAACCGTTCCCTAGGAATGGTAAAACTTGAGATGGAGGTGGCCGGACTGCCGGATTGGCAGACCACGATGCTGAACCCGGATTTCGCCCGGGTCGCCCTTTCAATGGGAATGGCGGGCTACAACGTGATCAACCCCGACGATGTATTCCCCACTTTGCAGAAAGTGTTTAACGCTGACGGACCGGCCTTGGTTAACATCATGACCGATCCGAACGCATTAGCGATGCCTCCCAAGATTGAGTTCTCCCAAATGCTTGGTTTTGCCCAGACCATGTATAAGTTAATGATGGAGGGGCGAAGCAAGGAGGTCTTGGATACCATCGATACGAATCTAAAACATTGGAAAGAGGTGTTTTAA
- a CDS encoding Gfo/Idh/MocA family protein: MNIHKITRYLLMLCAFTFLTLTAKGQDGEPLRLAVAGVSHGHLWEVISRLDRGDFKIVGVAEKDDYLREHNGLRDKLDPNLFYADLGEMLDKTHPEAVIVYEPIHDHLRVVEACAPRGIHVMVEKPLAVNNEHATRMASLAREKNILLLTNYETTWYNTNHEAFRLIDSGAIGKIDRINVYDGHQGPFEINCGKEFTDWLTDPVLNGGGAVIDFGCYGANLATRLMKDEKPLSVYAVLRQNKPNLYPKVDDDATIIVEYPSATVQIMGSWCWPMGRKDMHIYGDKGYIYQDTPKEMRIYTNGKERQEIAPSLNAPYNDSFYFLKAAVRKEIDVPPTDLSSLENNLMVVRILDAAIQSAKSKAVIQLF; the protein is encoded by the coding sequence ATGAATATACACAAGATCACACGTTACTTACTTATGTTATGTGCATTTACGTTCTTAACTCTCACGGCGAAAGGGCAAGATGGAGAGCCTTTGCGACTGGCCGTGGCAGGAGTATCCCACGGACATCTATGGGAGGTGATAAGCCGTTTGGATAGAGGCGATTTCAAGATTGTAGGAGTCGCCGAGAAAGATGATTACTTACGGGAACATAACGGTCTGCGGGATAAGCTGGATCCTAACCTATTCTATGCGGACCTTGGCGAGATGCTGGATAAGACCCATCCGGAGGCAGTCATCGTATACGAGCCGATCCACGACCATCTTCGTGTGGTAGAGGCTTGCGCACCGAGAGGCATACATGTTATGGTAGAAAAGCCATTGGCCGTCAATAATGAACATGCTACCCGAATGGCATCGCTCGCCCGTGAGAAAAATATCTTGTTGCTTACCAACTACGAGACTACGTGGTATAATACCAACCATGAGGCATTCCGCCTTATCGACAGCGGTGCTATCGGGAAGATCGATCGTATCAACGTATACGACGGGCATCAAGGTCCCTTCGAGATCAACTGCGGAAAAGAGTTCACGGACTGGTTAACCGACCCCGTGCTGAATGGCGGCGGGGCAGTTATCGATTTTGGATGTTACGGAGCCAACTTAGCCACCCGTCTCATGAAAGATGAAAAGCCTCTTAGCGTATACGCCGTACTACGGCAGAATAAACCGAATCTTTATCCCAAGGTAGACGATGACGCAACTATTATCGTGGAATATCCTTCCGCAACCGTCCAGATCATGGGATCATGGTGTTGGCCGATGGGTAGAAAAGATATGCATATCTATGGCGACAAAGGATATATTTACCAAGATACGCCTAAGGAAATGCGAATTTATACCAACGGAAAGGAGCGCCAAGAAATAGCACCTTCCTTGAACGCTCCTTATAATGATTCCTTTTATTTCTTGAAAGCCGCTGTCCGTAAAGAGATTGACGTACCTCCCACGGACCTTTCCTCGTTGGAGAATAACCTAATGGTAGTGCGGATATTGGACGCTGCCATTCAAAGCGCGAAATCTAAAGCGGTTATCCAGCTCTTTTGA
- a CDS encoding MalY/PatB family protein has translation MRYNFDEIVPRTGTNSYKWDSAVDTDVLPMWVADMDFRTAPVIIETLRQRVEHGIFGYTRVPDAYYEAVTGWFERRHGWQIRKEWMICTSGVVPAISAVIKALTEPGDKVLVQTPVYNCFFSSIRNNRCEIIRTPLSYAHDTFTIDYEDLEKKAADPKVKVMLLCNPHNPAGRVWTREELSRIGKICIRNGLIVVSDEIHCELVFPGYTFTPFASISEEFLRHSVTCLSPSKAFNIAGLQIANIVCYDENLRRKIDRAININEVCDVNPFGVIATIAAYNEGEEWLSQLIDYLWQNYLYMKDFCGKYLPDFPITLLEGTYLVWMDCRKLGKSSEELEHLLIEKAKLWLNAGTMYGAEGEGFMRWNIACPRSSLIKGVELFRDFVGCAC, from the coding sequence ATGAGATATAACTTCGATGAAATAGTGCCTCGTACCGGTACGAACTCCTATAAATGGGATAGCGCTGTGGATACGGATGTTCTACCGATGTGGGTGGCCGATATGGATTTCCGTACGGCACCCGTTATTATCGAAACCTTACGGCAACGTGTAGAACATGGTATTTTCGGTTATACTCGAGTACCGGATGCATATTACGAAGCGGTGACAGGCTGGTTTGAACGTCGGCATGGATGGCAAATACGAAAAGAATGGATGATTTGTACCTCCGGAGTTGTTCCGGCAATTTCTGCCGTTATCAAGGCGCTAACCGAGCCGGGTGATAAAGTACTGGTGCAGACTCCGGTTTATAACTGTTTTTTCTCGTCCATCCGCAATAACAGATGTGAGATTATCCGCACCCCTTTGTCTTATGCCCATGATACATTCACGATTGATTATGAGGATTTGGAGAAAAAAGCCGCTGATCCGAAGGTAAAGGTCATGCTGTTGTGTAATCCTCATAATCCCGCTGGAAGGGTATGGACACGTGAGGAACTAAGTCGTATCGGCAAGATCTGTATCCGTAATGGCCTAATAGTCGTATCAGATGAGATACATTGCGAACTCGTATTTCCGGGATATACTTTTACACCGTTTGCATCTATCTCAGAAGAATTCCTACGGCATTCCGTGACATGCCTGTCGCCTAGCAAGGCTTTCAATATCGCTGGATTACAAATCGCCAATATCGTGTGTTACGATGAGAACCTACGTCGGAAGATAGACCGGGCAATCAATATCAACGAGGTATGCGATGTGAATCCTTTTGGTGTAATAGCTACCATAGCGGCCTATAATGAGGGAGAGGAATGGCTGTCGCAACTGATCGATTATTTATGGCAGAATTACTTATACATGAAAGATTTTTGCGGGAAATATCTGCCGGACTTTCCGATAACCTTGTTGGAAGGCACTTATCTTGTATGGATGGATTGCCGTAAGTTAGGTAAATCATCGGAAGAATTGGAGCACTTGCTGATCGAGAAAGCGAAGCTATGGCTCAATGCCGGAACGATGTATGGAGCAGAAGGCGAAGGCTTCATGCGTTGGAATATCGCTTGTCCACGTTCCTCGCTGATAAAGGGGGTGGAGCTGTTCAGGGATTTTGTAGGCTGTGCCTGTTAA
- a CDS encoding glycoside hydrolase family 2 TIM barrel-domain containing protein — protein sequence MKRQLMTGLFAALAFTAVAQSNEWRDPEVNAVNRAPMHANFFAYETAEVAAKDAKEQSQNFMTLNGPWKFFWVKNADARPTDFWRTDYNDKGWNNMPVPGVWELNGYGDPLYVNVGYAWREQFKNNPPEVPTVNNHVGSYRREIMVPASWNGKEIIAHFGSVTSNMYLWVNGKYVGYSEDSKLEAEFNLTPYLKPGQKNLIAFQVFRWCDGTYLEDQDFFRYSGVGRDCYLYARNPKQQIADIRVTPDLDAQYQNGSLAVNLTMKGKGTVELELLDAQNKAVTTQSLNASGKVSTTIEVSSPHKWTAETPYLYTLRATLKEGGKTIEVIPVKVGFRKIELKNAQILVNGQPVLFKGADRHEMDPDGGYVVSRERMIQDIQIMKKFNLNAVRTCHYPDDNFWYDLCDKYGIYVVAEANIESHGMGYGEETLAKNPSYKKAHLERNQRNVQRGFNHPSIIFWSLGNEAGYGPNFEAAYDWIKNEDPSRAVQYEQAGKNGKTDIFCPMYYNYEDCAKYSEDNSMQKPLIQCEYAHAMGNSQGGFKEYWDLIRKYPKYQGGFIWDFVDQSVRWTGKNGKMIYAYGGDFNKFDASDNNFCDNGLISPDRVPNPHMYEVGYYYQDIWTTPGDLSKGEIKVYNENFFRDLSAYYLEWEMLKGGKVVRSGRVDDLKVAPQQTSTIRLDLGETCQCTEWLLNVSYKLKNREGLLPAGHTVAKDQLTLNPYKAPSMDLKNVETTNIETKAPAVQDNDANYLIVEGCGFRTEFNRENGYLIKYEVNGQDMIKEGEALTPNFWRAPTDNDFGAGLQKKYAAWKNPEMKLTSLNQRMENKQVIVEAVYDMPTVSAKLNLTYVINNKGAIKVTQKMTADKNAKVSPMFRFGMQMPMPRYFENIEYYGRGPVENYIDRKGNADLAIYRQTVDEQFYSYIRPQENGTKSDIRWWKMLNEAGNGIEVVASAPFSASALHYTIESLDDGARKDQRHSPEVEEADLTNLCLDKVQMGLGCVNSWGTIALPEYQIPYGDYEFTFILTPVKHSIEIE from the coding sequence ATGAAAAGACAACTTATGACCGGACTGTTTGCCGCTTTGGCTTTCACAGCGGTAGCCCAGTCGAATGAGTGGCGAGACCCCGAGGTCAACGCCGTAAACCGTGCCCCGATGCACGCCAATTTCTTCGCCTACGAGACCGCCGAGGTGGCAGCGAAGGACGCCAAGGAACAATCCCAGAACTTCATGACCTTGAACGGTCCTTGGAAATTCTTTTGGGTAAAGAACGCTGACGCTCGTCCTACCGATTTCTGGCGGACCGATTACAACGACAAAGGATGGAACAATATGCCTGTGCCCGGTGTATGGGAACTGAACGGATATGGAGATCCTCTCTACGTAAACGTTGGTTACGCTTGGCGTGAGCAATTCAAGAACAACCCGCCCGAGGTCCCTACCGTTAATAACCATGTGGGTTCCTACCGTCGTGAGATCATGGTTCCTGCCAGCTGGAACGGAAAAGAGATCATCGCCCATTTCGGTTCCGTTACCTCCAATATGTATTTGTGGGTAAACGGGAAGTACGTAGGCTATAGCGAAGACAGCAAGCTGGAAGCGGAGTTTAACTTAACTCCTTACTTGAAACCCGGACAAAAAAACCTGATTGCTTTCCAAGTATTCCGCTGGTGTGATGGCACTTATCTGGAAGACCAAGATTTCTTCCGTTACAGCGGTGTCGGACGTGATTGTTATTTATACGCCCGTAACCCAAAGCAACAGATCGCCGATATACGTGTGACTCCGGATCTGGACGCTCAATACCAAAATGGCTCGTTGGCAGTCAACCTGACCATGAAGGGTAAAGGTACAGTAGAGCTTGAACTATTGGATGCCCAGAATAAAGCTGTCACTACCCAATCCTTGAACGCTTCCGGAAAGGTCAGCACGACGATAGAAGTCTCCTCTCCCCACAAATGGACTGCGGAGACTCCCTATCTATATACTTTACGGGCTACTTTAAAAGAGGGAGGCAAAACAATCGAGGTAATCCCCGTAAAAGTAGGTTTCCGTAAGATCGAATTAAAGAACGCCCAGATACTCGTGAACGGGCAACCGGTTCTTTTCAAGGGTGCCGACCGTCACGAGATGGATCCCGATGGCGGTTATGTCGTTTCACGCGAACGCATGATACAGGACATACAGATCATGAAGAAATTCAATTTGAACGCCGTTCGTACCTGCCACTATCCCGATGACAACTTCTGGTACGATCTTTGCGATAAATACGGTATCTATGTCGTAGCCGAAGCCAATATAGAGTCTCACGGAATGGGATACGGCGAGGAGACGTTAGCCAAGAACCCATCTTATAAGAAAGCGCATCTGGAACGTAACCAACGTAACGTCCAACGTGGCTTCAACCATCCGAGTATCATCTTCTGGTCCTTGGGTAACGAGGCTGGATACGGTCCTAACTTCGAGGCCGCTTACGACTGGATCAAGAACGAAGACCCCAGCCGTGCCGTACAATACGAACAGGCCGGAAAGAACGGAAAGACCGATATCTTCTGCCCGATGTATTACAACTACGAGGATTGCGCTAAATACAGCGAGGATAACTCCATGCAAAAGCCTTTGATACAATGTGAATACGCTCATGCCATGGGTAACTCTCAAGGAGGTTTCAAGGAATATTGGGATTTGATCCGTAAATACCCGAAATATCAAGGGGGCTTCATCTGGGACTTCGTGGATCAATCCGTGCGCTGGACCGGCAAGAACGGGAAAATGATCTATGCTTATGGCGGCGATTTCAATAAGTTCGACGCTAGCGATAATAACTTCTGCGATAACGGCTTGATCAGCCCGGATCGTGTTCCGAACCCGCATATGTACGAGGTGGGGTATTATTACCAAGATATCTGGACAACCCCCGGCGATCTGTCGAAAGGTGAGATCAAGGTGTACAACGAGAATTTCTTCCGTGACCTTTCCGCTTATTATCTGGAATGGGAAATGCTGAAAGGTGGCAAGGTTGTTCGTAGCGGACGTGTCGATGACCTGAAAGTAGCTCCCCAACAAACATCAACGATCCGATTGGATCTAGGCGAGACTTGCCAATGCACGGAATGGTTGCTGAATGTATCTTATAAACTGAAGAACCGTGAGGGCTTATTACCCGCCGGACATACCGTGGCCAAGGATCAGCTGACGTTGAACCCGTACAAGGCTCCATCTATGGATTTGAAAAACGTGGAAACAACCAATATCGAAACCAAGGCTCCAGCCGTACAAGATAACGACGCCAATTACCTGATCGTGGAAGGTTGTGGTTTCCGTACCGAATTCAACCGTGAGAATGGTTACCTGATCAAATACGAGGTAAACGGCCAAGACATGATCAAGGAAGGAGAGGCTTTGACTCCTAACTTCTGGCGTGCGCCGACAGACAATGATTTCGGAGCTGGCCTACAGAAGAAGTACGCCGCATGGAAGAATCCGGAAATGAAGCTGACTTCTCTTAACCAACGGATGGAGAACAAGCAAGTGATCGTAGAGGCCGTTTACGATATGCCGACCGTATCCGCCAAGTTGAACTTGACGTACGTGATCAATAACAAGGGTGCGATCAAGGTTACCCAGAAAATGACAGCAGACAAGAATGCCAAGGTATCCCCCATGTTCCGCTTCGGTATGCAAATGCCGATGCCGAGATATTTCGAGAATATCGAATACTACGGCCGTGGTCCCGTGGAGAATTATATCGACCGCAAGGGTAACGCGGACTTGGCTATTTACCGCCAGACCGTAGACGAGCAATTCTATTCGTATATCCGTCCGCAAGAGAATGGAACGAAATCGGATATCCGCTGGTGGAAAATGCTGAACGAGGCTGGCAACGGTATCGAGGTCGTAGCCTCTGCCCCATTCTCCGCTTCCGCTTTGCATTATACGATAGAGTCTTTGGACGACGGTGCCCGAAAGGATCAAAGACACTCTCCAGAAGTAGAGGAAGCCGACTTGACAAACCTTTGTCTCGATAAGGTACAGATGGGATTAGGCTGTGTAAATAGCTGGGGAACTATCGCACTCCCGGAATACCAGATTCCTTACGGCGACTATGAGTTCACGTTCATTCTTACTCCGGTAAAACATAGCATCGAGATCGAGTAA
- a CDS encoding MFS transporter gives MKQNILALYLIKFSKWFSLVMPIIVLFYEDHGLGLQDVFILKSVYSVAAVTLEIPSGYLADVWGRKKCLILGCILFFGGYLCYSFTSTFTAFLFAEILLGTGQTLVNGADSALLYDTTVRYKKEELYLRYEGRITMIGNFAEAIAGIFGGLLAAYSLRLPFYAQAFVAFIGIPAAFALQEFNTKSKVQNPVSEILRILKYSLVTNRKLCYNIMFSGIIGAATLTMAWFVQPVLMKLETPTSYYGVIWTVLNLTVGLSALYSDQVERYFGMRKSNTFILLIIVGGYISLAYNLTYWGLAILFIFYIVRGFATPILKGYINQMTFSEMRATVLSIRNFVIRLIFAAIAPFIGWLNDFYSLRVALLVSAGIIAIPGILFLVLQFRKAD, from the coding sequence ATGAAACAAAATATACTCGCTCTCTATCTGATCAAGTTTTCCAAATGGTTCTCGCTCGTAATGCCTATCATTGTCCTATTCTACGAGGATCATGGTTTAGGACTACAAGACGTGTTTATTTTGAAGAGTGTCTACTCGGTCGCCGCTGTCACTTTGGAGATTCCCTCGGGCTATCTGGCGGACGTATGGGGGCGTAAGAAATGCTTGATTCTAGGTTGTATACTTTTCTTTGGAGGGTACCTATGTTATTCTTTCACCTCCACTTTCACGGCATTTCTCTTCGCCGAGATTTTGTTGGGAACCGGGCAAACCTTGGTAAACGGAGCGGATTCGGCGCTGCTCTACGATACAACCGTACGATATAAAAAAGAAGAACTTTATTTGCGGTATGAGGGACGTATCACGATGATCGGTAATTTCGCCGAGGCCATCGCCGGGATATTCGGTGGATTGCTGGCCGCCTATTCCTTGCGATTGCCGTTTTACGCCCAAGCGTTTGTCGCCTTTATCGGCATTCCAGCGGCGTTCGCCTTGCAGGAATTCAATACTAAGAGCAAGGTGCAGAACCCGGTTTCCGAGATTCTCCGCATCTTGAAATATTCCTTGGTCACGAACCGTAAGCTATGCTATAACATCATGTTCTCCGGTATCATCGGAGCCGCTACATTAACGATGGCATGGTTCGTGCAGCCCGTATTGATGAAGTTGGAAACCCCGACCTCCTATTACGGTGTCATTTGGACCGTGCTCAATCTGACTGTGGGATTGTCCGCCCTCTATTCTGATCAGGTAGAGCGGTATTTCGGGATGCGTAAATCAAACACGTTTATACTACTTATAATCGTAGGTGGATATATATCGCTCGCTTATAACCTTACTTATTGGGGATTAGCGATCTTGTTCATTTTCTATATAGTCCGGGGCTTCGCCACACCGATTTTGAAAGGTTACATTAATCAAATGACCTTCTCGGAGATGCGGGCTACGGTCTTGTCGATCCGTAACTTTGTGATCCGCTTGATATTCGCTGCCATCGCCCCATTTATAGGTTGGCTAAATGATTTCTATTCTTTACGTGTCGCCCTGTTAGTTTCCGCCGGAATTATTGCCATACCCGGAATTTTATTCTTAGTTTTGCAATTCCGTAAAGCAGATTAA